One genomic window of Roseateles sp. DAIF2 includes the following:
- a CDS encoding Lrp/AsnC family transcriptional regulator: MPLDRLDLRILSLYQRDTTLSGEQIGAQVGLSAAAVQRRLKRLRDEGVIQAETAQLDCRPLGLNLTALVHVDLVDESARAARAFVERVLARPEVQQCYGVTGEADYVLVIVAADLPAYEAFCQACLLHDPNVRSFKTQIVLDALRRGGPLALPEDGPAQASPPPPA; this comes from the coding sequence ATGCCCCTGGACCGACTCGACCTCCGCATCCTCTCGCTCTACCAACGCGACACCACGCTTTCCGGCGAACAGATCGGCGCCCAGGTTGGCCTGTCCGCCGCCGCGGTGCAGCGCCGCCTCAAGCGCCTGCGCGACGAGGGTGTGATCCAGGCCGAGACCGCGCAGCTGGACTGCCGCCCGCTGGGGCTGAACCTGACCGCCCTGGTGCATGTGGACCTGGTCGACGAGTCGGCGCGCGCCGCGCGTGCCTTCGTCGAGCGCGTGCTGGCCCGGCCCGAGGTGCAGCAATGCTATGGCGTCACCGGCGAGGCGGACTATGTGCTGGTGATCGTCGCGGCCGACCTGCCGGCCTACGAGGCCTTCTGCCAGGCCTGCCTGCTGCACGACCCGAATGTGCGCAGCTTCAAGACCCAGATCGTGCTGGACGCGCTGCGCCGCGGCGGCCCGCTGGCGCTGCCCGAGGACGGCCCGGCTCAGGCGTCGCCGCCGCCCCCCGCCTGA
- a CDS encoding VOC family protein, which translates to MIDHISIGSHRYAEAVAFYGRVLAPLGLSLQRDTGKEAAFGTADRWCFFVYPAETAQAVTAAGAHIAWGAPSRAAVEQMHAEALAAAGADLWAPRTRPDISDSYYGAMFSDLDGHRVEVKTDAA; encoded by the coding sequence ATGATCGACCATATCTCCATCGGATCCCATCGTTACGCCGAGGCCGTCGCCTTCTACGGCCGGGTGCTTGCGCCGCTGGGCCTGTCGCTGCAGCGCGATACCGGCAAGGAGGCTGCCTTCGGCACCGCCGATCGCTGGTGCTTCTTCGTCTATCCCGCGGAGACGGCCCAGGCCGTGACCGCGGCGGGCGCCCATATCGCCTGGGGCGCGCCCTCGCGCGCCGCGGTGGAGCAGATGCATGCCGAGGCGTTGGCCGCCGCCGGCGCCGACCTGTGGGCACCGCGCACCCGACCCGACATCAGCGACAGCTATTACGGCGCGATGTTCAGCGACCTGGACGGCCACCGCGTCGAGGTCAAGACCGACGCGGCTTGA
- a CDS encoding gamma-glutamylcyclotransferase: MLQEYLDHVRGRDLHLFAYGSLIWRPEFEFDEQQRARIQGFHRALRMHSRLYRGTPERPGLVLALLSGGCCVGMLYRIGAARAEAVLRQVWAREMVSGVYRPRWLSCQPQHGGQGVVPALAFTLSRRNPHWTGALSDAELLSVFRHARGRYGSTLDYLQRTVQSLRSHGIHDRELERQHALAVGHGLCEPLPVHLARPARSAC; encoded by the coding sequence ATGCTGCAGGAGTACCTGGACCATGTGCGCGGGCGCGACCTGCACCTGTTCGCCTATGGCTCGCTGATCTGGCGCCCGGAGTTCGAGTTCGACGAGCAGCAGCGCGCCCGCATCCAGGGTTTTCATCGCGCGCTGCGCATGCATTCGCGCCTGTACCGCGGCACGCCGGAGCGGCCGGGCCTGGTGCTGGCCCTGCTGTCGGGCGGCTGCTGCGTCGGCATGCTGTACCGCATCGGCGCCGCGCGAGCCGAGGCGGTGCTGCGCCAGGTCTGGGCGCGCGAGATGGTCAGCGGCGTCTACCGGCCGCGCTGGCTGTCCTGCCAGCCGCAGCATGGCGGCCAGGGCGTGGTACCGGCCCTGGCCTTCACCCTGTCGCGCCGCAACCCGCACTGGACCGGCGCGCTCAGCGACGCGGAGCTGCTGAGCGTGTTCCGCCATGCGCGCGGCCGCTACGGCTCGACCCTGGACTATCTGCAGCGCACCGTGCAGAGCCTGCGCAGCCATGGCATCCATGACCGCGAGCTGGAGCGCCAGCACGCACTGGCGGTCGGCCATGGCCTGTGCGAGCCGCTGCCGGTGCACCTGGCCCGGCCGGCCCGCTCCGCCTGCTGA
- a CDS encoding VOC family protein, with product MAVVRYLVEDVDRSLPFYRALGFRLADRWGPPFAVMKGHGLSIWLSGPGTSARKRLKSGQLPEPGGWNRLVIPVKDITATLARLDEIGITFRSRPIKGPGGQQALIEDPSGNPIEIFQPREDAA from the coding sequence ATGGCCGTCGTGCGCTATCTGGTCGAAGACGTGGATCGTTCCCTGCCCTTTTACCGGGCGCTCGGCTTTCGGTTGGCGGACCGCTGGGGGCCGCCGTTTGCGGTGATGAAGGGCCATGGCCTGTCGATCTGGCTCAGCGGCCCTGGCACCTCGGCGCGCAAGCGCCTGAAGTCGGGGCAGCTTCCCGAGCCCGGCGGCTGGAACCGCCTGGTCATCCCGGTCAAGGACATCACGGCGACGCTCGCCCGGCTCGACGAGATCGGCATCACCTTCAGGAGCCGCCCGATCAAGGGCCCGGGCGGCCAGCAGGCGCTGATCGAGGATCCGTCGGGCAACCCGATCGAGATCTTCCAGCCGCGCGAGGACGCGGCGTAA
- the edd gene encoding phosphogluconate dehydratase, producing MNKTISSVTDRIRQRSAATRQRYLDGMARLAGRQRGVERMGCANVAHAVAAMPANDKLRIVAEKAPHLAVVTSYNDMLSAHQPYETYPALIRAAAHKRGATVQVAGGVPAMCDGVTQGLPGMELSLFSRDNIALSTAIALSHDVFDAALLLGICDKIVPGLLIGALHFGHLPCVFVPAGPMSSGLSNSDKAKVREQYAAGKVGREELLKAESAAYHGAGTCTFYGTANSNQMLLEAMGLHLPGSAFVHPHDPLRDALTEAAVERALAISQRGGSVEAGNLAPIGRVVDERAIVNAMVALLATGGSTNHLIHWVAVARAAGILIDWSDFSELSSVVPLLARVYPNGAADVNQFQQAGGPGFVIRELLDAGLMHEDVLSVNGTSLRPQTRLPVLAADGKSAAWQDLPPASGDEGVLRGAAAPFSPTGGLKLLSGNLGRAVIKVSAVPEDRHIIEAPARIFDSQEAMQAAFKAGELERDVVVVVRFQGPQANGMPELHKLTPPLAVLQGKGFKVALVTDGRMSGASGKVPAAIHVSPEALAGGPLAKLRDGDLVRMDGVNGLLEALVPAAEWAAREVAQIRPEAVDDNGQGIGRELFAGMRRNVKSAEEGAVTWL from the coding sequence ATGAACAAGACCATCAGCAGCGTCACCGATCGGATCCGCCAGCGCAGCGCCGCGACGCGCCAGCGCTATCTGGACGGCATGGCCCGCCTGGCCGGGCGCCAGCGCGGGGTGGAGCGCATGGGCTGCGCCAATGTCGCCCATGCGGTGGCGGCGATGCCGGCCAACGACAAGCTGCGCATCGTGGCCGAGAAGGCGCCGCATCTGGCGGTGGTGACTTCCTACAACGACATGCTGTCGGCGCACCAGCCCTATGAGACCTATCCGGCCCTGATCCGCGCCGCGGCCCACAAGCGCGGCGCCACCGTGCAGGTGGCCGGCGGCGTGCCGGCGATGTGCGATGGCGTGACCCAGGGCCTGCCCGGCATGGAGCTGAGCCTGTTCTCGCGCGACAACATCGCCTTGTCGACCGCGATAGCGCTGTCCCACGATGTGTTCGATGCCGCGCTGCTGCTGGGCATCTGCGACAAGATCGTGCCGGGCCTCTTGATTGGCGCCCTGCATTTCGGTCATCTGCCCTGCGTGTTCGTGCCGGCCGGCCCGATGAGTTCGGGCCTGTCGAACAGCGACAAGGCCAAGGTGCGCGAGCAGTACGCGGCCGGCAAGGTGGGGCGCGAGGAACTGCTGAAGGCCGAGTCGGCCGCCTACCATGGCGCCGGCACCTGTACCTTCTATGGCACGGCCAACAGCAACCAGATGCTCTTGGAGGCGATGGGCCTGCACCTGCCGGGCTCGGCCTTCGTGCATCCGCATGACCCGCTGCGCGACGCGCTGACCGAGGCCGCGGTGGAGCGCGCGCTGGCGATCTCGCAGCGCGGCGGCAGTGTCGAGGCGGGCAATCTCGCGCCGATCGGCCGGGTGGTGGACGAACGCGCGATCGTCAACGCGATGGTCGCGCTGCTGGCCACTGGCGGCTCGACCAACCACCTGATCCACTGGGTCGCGGTGGCGCGCGCGGCCGGCATCCTGATCGACTGGAGCGATTTCTCCGAGCTGTCCTCGGTGGTGCCGCTGCTGGCACGCGTGTATCCGAACGGCGCGGCCGATGTGAACCAGTTCCAGCAGGCCGGCGGCCCCGGCTTCGTGATCCGCGAGCTGCTGGACGCCGGCCTGATGCATGAGGACGTGCTGAGCGTCAACGGCACCAGCCTGCGCCCGCAGACCCGCCTGCCGGTGCTGGCGGCCGATGGCAAGAGCGCCGCCTGGCAAGACCTGCCCCCGGCCAGCGGCGACGAGGGCGTGCTGCGCGGTGCTGCCGCGCCTTTCAGCCCGACCGGCGGCCTGAAGCTGCTGAGCGGCAACCTGGGCCGCGCGGTGATCAAGGTCTCGGCCGTGCCCGAGGACCGCCACATCATCGAGGCGCCGGCGCGCATCTTCGACAGCCAGGAAGCGATGCAGGCCGCCTTTAAGGCCGGCGAGCTGGAGCGCGACGTCGTCGTCGTGGTGCGCTTCCAGGGCCCGCAGGCCAACGGCATGCCGGAGCTGCACAAGCTGACACCGCCGCTGGCGGTGCTGCAGGGCAAGGGCTTCAAGGTGGCGCTGGTGACCGACGGGCGCATGAGCGGCGCCTCCGGCAAGGTGCCGGCCGCGATCCATGTTTCGCCCGAGGCCCTGGCCGGCGGCCCGCTGGCCAAGCTGCGCGACGGCGATCTGGTGCGCATGGACGGCGTCAACGGCCTGCTCGAGGCCCTGGTGCCGGCGGCCGAATGGGCCGCACGCGAGGTGGCGCAGATCCGCCCCGAGGCGGTGGACGACAACGGCCAGGGCATCGGCCGCGAGCTGTTTGCCGGCATGCGCCGCAATGTGAAGAGCGCCGAAGAGGGCGCCGTCACGTGGCTTTGA
- a CDS encoding bifunctional 4-hydroxy-2-oxoglutarate aldolase/2-dehydro-3-deoxy-phosphogluconate aldolase, translating into MSISTDTLSLAGHGPVIPVIVIQRLQDAVPLAEALVAGGVRVLEVTLRTPVALQAMEAMARAVPEAIVGAGTLRTVADVKAARDAGCQFGVSPGYTDAIGAACSEQGLPLLPGVSTASEVMQANAAGYSFLKLFPAVAVGGVNLLKALSGPFPDVAFCPTGGISLESAPQFLSLPNVKVCGGSWLTPQDAVEQGDWARITRLAAEAQALRKQ; encoded by the coding sequence ATGAGCATCAGCACCGACACCCTCAGCCTGGCCGGCCATGGCCCCGTCATCCCCGTGATCGTGATCCAGCGCCTGCAGGACGCGGTGCCGCTGGCCGAGGCGCTGGTGGCGGGCGGCGTCAGGGTGCTGGAGGTGACCCTGCGCACGCCGGTGGCACTGCAGGCGATGGAAGCGATGGCCAGGGCCGTGCCGGAGGCCATCGTCGGCGCCGGCACCCTGCGCACGGTGGCCGATGTGAAGGCGGCGCGCGACGCCGGCTGCCAGTTCGGCGTCAGCCCGGGCTATACCGATGCGATCGGCGCGGCCTGCAGTGAGCAGGGCCTGCCGCTGCTGCCGGGCGTCTCGACCGCCAGCGAGGTGATGCAGGCGAACGCCGCCGGCTATTCCTTCCTGAAGCTCTTCCCCGCGGTGGCGGTGGGCGGCGTGAACCTGCTGAAGGCGCTGTCCGGCCCCTTCCCGGACGTGGCCTTCTGCCCGACCGGCGGCATCTCGCTGGAGAGCGCGCCGCAGTTCCTGTCGCTGCCCAATGTCAAGGTCTGCGGCGGCTCCTGGCTGACCCCGCAGGACGCGGTGGAGCAGGGCGACTGGGCGCGCATCACGCGCCTGGCCGCCGAGGCGCAGGCCCTGCGCAAGCAATAA
- a CDS encoding PaaI family thioesterase yields MSEAHEQVLRQWMADEEAVRGRMLAEPGLARPDQLAGRTGLQQMQALLSGEVPPPHIAKTMDFTLISVAHGEAVFQGTPLLRHYNPLGGVHGGWFATLLDSALGCAVHTILPVGKGYTTLEFKVNLVRGLNAKVPLVRAIGKVVHTGKQIATSEAQLLGHDGRLYAHASTTCMIFDLQ; encoded by the coding sequence ATGTCCGAGGCTCACGAGCAGGTGCTGCGCCAATGGATGGCCGACGAGGAGGCCGTGCGCGGCCGCATGCTGGCCGAACCCGGCCTGGCGCGGCCGGACCAGCTGGCGGGCCGCACCGGCCTGCAGCAGATGCAGGCCCTGCTGTCCGGCGAGGTGCCGCCGCCGCATATCGCCAAGACCATGGACTTCACCCTGATCTCGGTCGCCCATGGCGAAGCGGTGTTCCAGGGTACGCCGCTGCTGCGCCACTACAACCCGCTGGGCGGCGTGCATGGTGGCTGGTTCGCCACCCTGCTGGATTCGGCGCTGGGCTGCGCGGTGCACACCATCCTGCCGGTCGGCAAAGGCTACACGACCCTGGAGTTCAAGGTGAACCTGGTGCGCGGGCTGAACGCCAAGGTGCCGCTGGTGCGCGCGATCGGCAAGGTGGTGCACACCGGCAAGCAGATCGCCACCTCGGAGGCGCAGTTGCTGGGGCATGACGGCCGGCTGTATGCCCACGCCAGCACCACCTGCATGATCTTTGACCTTCAATAG
- a CDS encoding MarR family winged helix-turn-helix transcriptional regulator — protein MATVTRATARQGKPPRAGADPAGPKGCTNFKLRQLTRRVSQHCEPFFAASGLKTTQYSLLAHVDVLGPVQPSQLARRMGLDASTLSRNLQPLLAAGWVELVAGGDARSSLVQASAAGRAKRAEMKADWKRAQLALNRRLGEERVARLHALLDDCLALLDG, from the coding sequence ATGGCCACTGTCACCCGCGCTACAGCCCGCCAGGGCAAACCGCCCCGGGCGGGCGCCGACCCGGCCGGTCCCAAGGGCTGCACCAACTTCAAGCTGCGTCAGCTGACGCGCCGGGTCTCGCAGCATTGCGAACCCTTCTTCGCGGCAAGCGGGCTGAAGACCACGCAGTATTCGCTGCTGGCCCATGTCGACGTGCTGGGGCCGGTGCAGCCCAGCCAGCTGGCGCGCCGCATGGGGCTGGACGCCTCGACCCTGTCGCGCAATCTGCAGCCGCTGCTGGCCGCGGGCTGGGTGGAACTGGTCGCCGGTGGCGATGCGCGCAGCAGCCTGGTGCAGGCCAGCGCCGCCGGCCGCGCCAAGCGCGCCGAGATGAAGGCCGACTGGAAGCGGGCCCAGCTGGCGCTGAACCGTCGCCTGGGAGAGGAGCGGGTGGCGCGCCTGCATGCGCTGCTGGACGACTGCCTGGCGCTGCTGGATGGCTAA
- a CDS encoding Crp/Fnr family transcriptional regulator — protein MPLLQGLSAERLETLARQCRWRSTEAQISLVANAAPDADLYLLVSGRVRVTTYSAGGRQVTFSDYDAGDYFGEVAAVDGRPRSADVLTLEPSVLAVLPRADFLALMRDEPLIGQRVMERLAGMVRRLSGRVVELSTLNVQQRLWAELLRLAQAGGAAVDGNQARLTPVPKHMDLASRISTNREQVARELSALSREGLVRKEGKTLLLADLATLRARLEAAREEA, from the coding sequence ATGCCCTTGTTGCAAGGATTATCGGCCGAGCGGCTCGAGACGCTGGCGCGCCAATGCCGCTGGCGCAGCACCGAGGCGCAGATCAGCCTGGTCGCGAACGCCGCGCCGGACGCCGACCTCTACCTGCTGGTCTCGGGCCGGGTGCGGGTCACGACCTATTCGGCCGGCGGCCGCCAGGTGACCTTCAGCGACTACGACGCGGGCGACTATTTCGGCGAGGTGGCGGCGGTCGACGGCCGGCCGCGCTCGGCCGACGTGCTGACCCTGGAGCCCAGCGTGCTAGCGGTGCTGCCGCGCGCCGACTTCCTGGCGCTGATGCGCGACGAGCCGCTGATCGGCCAGCGCGTGATGGAGCGCCTGGCCGGCATGGTGCGGCGCCTGTCGGGCCGGGTGGTCGAGCTCAGCACCCTGAACGTGCAGCAGCGCCTGTGGGCCGAGCTGCTGCGCCTGGCGCAGGCCGGCGGCGCCGCCGTCGACGGCAACCAGGCCCGGCTGACCCCGGTGCCCAAGCATATGGACCTGGCCAGCCGCATCAGCACCAACCGCGAGCAGGTGGCGCGCGAGCTGAGCGCGCTGAGCCGCGAGGGCCTGGTGCGAAAGGAGGGCAAGACCCTGCTGCTGGCCGATCTGGCGACCCTGCGCGCGCGCCTGGAGGCCGCGCGCGAGGAGGCTTGA
- a CDS encoding adenylate/guanylate cyclase domain-containing protein, with amino-acid sequence MRWISGWVLLSFVTLHLANHALGLLSLQAADALRLLLHGFWRGPFGTLLLYGAAALHLGLALWSLLARRSLRMAPLDALRIALGLLLPLLLLTHVPSTRWAYEQFGLEAPYARVVRGLWTADGALLQLGLMTVAWSHACLGLHIAWRVRPLYRRSRPGLLLVAVLLPLLAALGFLMMGRELAWRELPEALRTTPAQAALVAEFKRLAWSLYGLALLTLVALRSLRALLERRRGATVALDYPQGRVLARAGWSVLETSLAHGIPHAAMCGGRSRCSTCRVRVEGPAAHANPIGADERRTLARVGAGPDVRLACQLRPRGALRITPLIDSRRPAERPEREVAVLFVDLRRWSGFSERHWPADLVYVLDRYFALVGEAVGEAGGLANQFVGDGVMAIFGLDCPLPEASRRALRAAGLIAARMEAWRAEIEQQFGHAIDYGMGLHCGAAAIGEVGHRDITSLTAIGEVVNTASRLQDQCKQAGTRLLVSEAVLQAAAEPLPAAGERLLLQLRGRSAPLAAYRRRP; translated from the coding sequence TTGCGCTGGATCAGCGGCTGGGTGCTGCTGAGCTTCGTCACGCTGCACCTGGCCAACCATGCGCTGGGCCTGCTGTCGCTGCAGGCGGCCGATGCCCTGCGTCTGCTGCTGCATGGCTTCTGGCGAGGCCCGTTCGGCACCCTGCTGCTGTACGGCGCGGCGGCGCTGCACCTGGGCCTGGCCCTGTGGAGCCTGCTGGCGCGGCGCAGCCTGCGCATGGCGCCGCTGGACGCGCTGCGCATCGCGCTGGGCCTGCTGCTGCCACTGCTGCTGCTGACCCATGTGCCCAGCACGCGCTGGGCCTATGAGCAGTTCGGGCTGGAGGCGCCCTATGCGCGGGTGGTGCGCGGGCTCTGGACCGCCGATGGCGCGCTGCTGCAGCTGGGCCTGATGACTGTGGCCTGGAGCCACGCCTGCCTGGGCCTGCATATCGCCTGGCGGGTGCGCCCGCTGTACCGGCGCTCGCGGCCGGGCCTGCTGTTGGTCGCGGTGCTGCTGCCGCTGCTGGCCGCGCTGGGCTTTCTGATGATGGGGCGCGAGCTGGCCTGGCGCGAGCTGCCCGAGGCGCTGCGCACCACGCCGGCCCAGGCCGCGCTGGTGGCCGAGTTCAAGCGCCTGGCCTGGAGCCTCTACGGCCTGGCGCTGCTGACCCTGGTGGCGCTGCGCAGCCTGCGCGCGCTGCTGGAGCGGCGCCGCGGCGCGACCGTGGCGCTGGACTATCCGCAGGGCCGCGTGCTGGCGCGCGCCGGCTGGAGCGTGCTGGAGACCAGCCTGGCGCATGGCATCCCGCATGCGGCGATGTGCGGCGGGCGCTCGCGCTGCTCGACCTGCCGGGTGAGAGTCGAGGGGCCGGCCGCGCATGCCAATCCGATCGGCGCCGACGAGCGCCGCACCCTGGCGCGGGTCGGTGCGGGGCCGGACGTGCGCCTGGCCTGCCAGCTGCGGCCGCGCGGCGCGCTGCGCATCACGCCGCTGATCGACAGCCGCCGGCCGGCCGAGCGGCCGGAGCGCGAGGTGGCGGTGCTGTTCGTCGACCTGCGGCGCTGGTCGGGCTTCTCGGAGCGGCATTGGCCGGCCGACCTGGTCTATGTGCTGGACCGCTATTTCGCCCTGGTCGGCGAGGCGGTGGGCGAGGCCGGCGGCCTGGCGAATCAGTTCGTCGGCGACGGCGTGATGGCGATCTTCGGCCTGGACTGCCCGCTGCCCGAGGCCAGCCGCCGCGCACTGCGGGCGGCCGGGCTGATCGCCGCGCGCATGGAGGCCTGGCGCGCCGAGATCGAGCAGCAGTTCGGCCACGCGATCGACTACGGCATGGGCCTGCATTGCGGGGCCGCGGCGATCGGTGAGGTCGGCCATCGCGACATCACCAGCCTCACCGCGATCGGCGAGGTGGTCAACACCGCGAGCCGCCTGCAGGACCAGTGCAAGCAGGCCGGCACGCGCCTGCTGGTGTCCGAGGCGGTGCTGCAGGCCGCCGCCGAGCCGCTGCCGGCGGCCGGGGAGCGGCTGCTGCTGCAGCTGCGCGGGCGCAGCGCGCCGCTGGCGGCCTATCGCCGCAGGCCCTGA
- a CDS encoding DUF4148 domain-containing protein produces the protein MFNHKPLIALALIAASGLALADSSRDDIDPALQNASKPSTLTRAEVQADLALWRRAGVPGAYGEQTVDTSSASYQAAFAEYQRLRQGPAFLAEVRRIEGGQPVARQSKSGQPG, from the coding sequence ATGTTCAACCACAAGCCCCTGATCGCCCTGGCCCTGATCGCCGCCAGCGGCCTGGCCCTGGCCGACAGCTCGCGCGACGACATCGACCCCGCGCTGCAGAACGCTAGCAAGCCCTCGACCTTGACTCGCGCCGAGGTGCAGGCCGACCTGGCCCTGTGGCGCCGTGCCGGCGTGCCGGGTGCCTATGGCGAGCAGACGGTCGATACCAGCAGCGCCAGCTACCAGGCCGCGTTCGCCGAGTACCAGCGCCTGCGCCAGGGCCCTGCCTTCCTGGCCGAGGTGCGCCGCATCGAGGGCGGCCAGCCGGTGGCCCGCCAGAGCAAGTCCGGCCAGCCGGGCTGA
- a CDS encoding PAS domain-containing methyl-accepting chemotaxis protein: MRDNQPVTQREYPFPTGRSLVSTTDLKGRILHCNAAFVEVSGYTREELLGQPHNLIRHPDMPAEAFRDLWATIAAGKPWSGLVKNRRKNGDHYWVLANVTPLLDGGRPVAYMSVRSEASRAQIEAAETLYARMRAEAHEGRSPQHRLHEGQVLRGGWSGALLGHARRVARQFDGWLGYLLMGGAGGLMAALPWYGALPALALLAGAAGLWLQARRRRALAPVLAFANRLAAGDLSQQLQTSGNGLTRGLELALNQLVVNMRALVSDSQRELGRMVAASDEIARGNQDLAARTESQAASLQQTAASMEQITATVRASAEAARQAHGVADQLSAVSQRSGAVVHSVTDTMGDIAGASQRIAEIIQLIDGIAFQTNILALNAAVEAARAGEHGRGFAVVAAEVRALAQRSSGAAREIKQLISDSAAKVEVGEQQTRAARQSIDETLLSVREFAGLIDGIDQGAHEQLQGISQVHEAVQQLDGITQHNAALVEQLAASAEQLQQQAGEVNAALRVFRLQEHLSPVAQPDAPALRRAAKLRREAAQMT, from the coding sequence ATGCGAGACAACCAGCCCGTCACCCAGCGCGAGTACCCTTTTCCGACGGGGCGCAGCCTGGTCTCGACCACCGACCTGAAGGGCCGCATCCTGCATTGCAACGCGGCCTTCGTCGAGGTCAGCGGCTACACCCGCGAGGAACTGCTGGGCCAGCCGCACAACCTGATCCGCCACCCCGACATGCCCGCGGAGGCCTTCCGCGACCTCTGGGCCACGATAGCCGCCGGCAAGCCCTGGTCCGGCCTGGTGAAGAACCGCCGCAAGAACGGCGACCATTACTGGGTGCTGGCCAACGTGACGCCGCTGCTGGACGGTGGCCGGCCGGTGGCCTATATGTCGGTGCGCAGCGAGGCGAGCCGGGCCCAGATCGAAGCGGCCGAGACGCTCTACGCCCGCATGCGCGCCGAGGCCCACGAGGGGCGCTCGCCCCAGCACCGGCTGCACGAGGGCCAGGTCTTGCGCGGCGGCTGGTCCGGTGCGCTGCTGGGCCACGCGCGGCGCGTGGCGCGCCAGTTCGACGGCTGGCTCGGCTACCTGCTGATGGGCGGCGCCGGCGGGCTGATGGCCGCCCTGCCCTGGTACGGCGCCCTGCCCGCGCTGGCGCTGCTGGCCGGAGCGGCCGGCCTGTGGCTGCAGGCGCGGCGGCGCCGCGCGCTGGCGCCGGTGCTGGCCTTCGCGAACCGCCTGGCCGCCGGCGACCTCAGCCAGCAATTGCAGACTAGCGGCAACGGCCTGACCCGTGGCCTGGAGCTGGCGCTGAATCAGCTGGTGGTCAATATGCGCGCGCTGGTCTCGGACAGCCAGCGCGAGCTGGGCCGCATGGTGGCGGCCAGCGACGAGATCGCACGAGGCAACCAGGATCTGGCGGCGCGCACCGAATCGCAGGCCGCCAGCCTGCAGCAGACCGCGGCCAGCATGGAGCAGATCACCGCCACCGTGCGCGCCAGCGCCGAGGCGGCGCGCCAGGCCCATGGCGTGGCGGACCAGCTCAGCGCGGTGTCGCAGCGCAGCGGCGCGGTCGTGCATTCGGTGACCGACACGATGGGCGACATCGCCGGCGCCTCGCAGCGCATCGCCGAGATCATCCAGCTGATCGACGGCATCGCCTTCCAGACCAATATCCTGGCCTTGAACGCCGCGGTCGAGGCGGCGCGCGCCGGCGAGCATGGACGCGGCTTCGCGGTGGTGGCGGCCGAGGTGCGCGCGCTGGCGCAGCGCAGCTCCGGCGCGGCGCGCGAGATCAAGCAGCTGATCAGCGATTCGGCCGCGAAGGTGGAGGTCGGCGAGCAGCAGACCCGTGCGGCGCGCCAGAGCATCGACGAGACCCTGCTGTCGGTGCGCGAGTTCGCCGGCCTGATCGACGGCATCGACCAGGGGGCGCACGAGCAGCTGCAGGGCATCTCGCAGGTGCACGAGGCGGTGCAGCAGCTGGACGGCATCACCCAGCACAACGCCGCGCTGGTCGAGCAGCTGGCGGCTTCGGCCGAGCAGCTGCAGCAGCAGGCCGGCGAGGTCAACGCGGCGCTGCGCGTGTTCCGCTTGCAGGAGCACCTGTCACCCGTGGCGCAGCCGGATGCGCCGGCGCTGCGCCGCGCCGCCAAGCTGCGACGCGAGGCAGCGCAGATGACCTAG
- a CDS encoding CatA-like O-acetyltransferase produces the protein MTMSAAKQLRLEGWPRRAAFEHFRGLAQPFFSLCATVDVGALAARVRACPGATPFLVYHHAALRAANVVEPFRYRLDGAGVRVHARVNGSTTVLREDGESLGFADLPYEPKLADFVARALPVLAAARRPAPGLGAEGAALDEQAPLIHMTTIPWLFFSSFSHARGAGDDVPKLAFGRIVEQQGQRLMPVGVEVHHALMDGLHVGRFYAAMQAALDGEEA, from the coding sequence ATGACGATGAGTGCAGCTAAACAACTCCGGCTGGAAGGCTGGCCGCGGCGGGCGGCGTTCGAACATTTCCGCGGTCTGGCCCAGCCCTTCTTCAGTCTGTGCGCGACCGTCGATGTCGGCGCGCTGGCCGCGCGGGTCCGGGCCTGCCCCGGCGCGACGCCCTTCCTGGTCTATCACCATGCGGCGCTGCGCGCGGCCAATGTGGTCGAGCCCTTCCGCTACCGGCTGGACGGCGCGGGCGTGCGGGTGCATGCGCGGGTGAATGGCAGCACCACGGTGCTGCGCGAGGACGGCGAGAGCCTGGGCTTCGCCGATCTGCCCTATGAGCCGAAGCTGGCGGACTTCGTCGCGCGGGCGCTGCCGGTGCTGGCGGCCGCGCGCCGGCCGGCGCCCGGGCTCGGCGCGGAGGGCGCGGCGCTGGACGAGCAGGCGCCGCTGATCCACATGACGACGATTCCCTGGCTGTTCTTCAGCAGCTTCAGCCATGCCCGCGGCGCGGGCGACGACGTGCCGAAGCTGGCCTTCGGCCGCATCGTCGAGCAGCAGGGGCAACGGCTGATGCCGGTGGGCGTCGAGGTCCATCATGCGCTGATGGACGGGCTGCATGTCGGTCGCTTCTACGCGGCGATGCAGGCCGCGCTGGATGGCGAGGAAGCCTGA